In Streptomyces nojiriensis, one genomic interval encodes:
- the glyA gene encoding serine hydroxymethyltransferase, with protein sequence MSVLNTPLHELDPDVAAAVDAELVRQQSTLEMIASENFAPVAVMEAQGSVLTNKYAEGYPGRRYYGGCEHVDVVEQIAIDRIKALFGAEAANVQPHSGAQANAAAMFALLKPGDTIMGLNLAHGGHLTHGMKINFSGKLYNVVPYHVDETGEVDMAEVERLAKESKPQLIVAGWSAYPRQLDFAAFRRIADEVGAYLMVDMAHFAGLVAAGLHPNPVPHAHVVTTTTHKTLGGPRGGVILSTQELAKKINSAVFPGQQGGPLEHVIAAKAVSFKVAASPEFKERQERTLEGAKILAARLVQDDVKAVGVDVLTGGTDVHLVLVDLRNSELDGQQAEDRLHEVGITVNRNAIPNDPRPPMVTSGLRIGTPALATRGFDAEAFTEVAEIIAQALKPAYDSEALKARVSALAAKFPLYPTL encoded by the coding sequence ATGTCTGTTCTCAACACCCCGCTGCACGAGCTCGACCCGGACGTCGCCGCCGCCGTCGACGCCGAGCTCGTGCGCCAGCAGTCCACCCTGGAAATGATCGCGTCGGAGAACTTCGCTCCCGTCGCCGTCATGGAGGCCCAGGGCTCGGTCCTGACCAACAAGTACGCCGAGGGCTACCCGGGCCGCCGTTACTACGGTGGCTGCGAGCACGTCGACGTCGTCGAGCAGATCGCGATCGACCGCATCAAGGCGCTGTTCGGCGCCGAGGCCGCGAACGTCCAGCCGCACTCCGGTGCGCAGGCCAACGCCGCCGCGATGTTCGCGCTGCTGAAGCCGGGCGACACGATCATGGGCCTCAACCTGGCCCACGGCGGTCACCTGACCCACGGCATGAAGATCAACTTCTCCGGCAAGCTCTACAACGTGGTCCCGTACCACGTCGACGAGACCGGCGAAGTGGACATGGCCGAGGTCGAGCGCCTCGCCAAGGAGTCCAAGCCGCAGCTGATCGTCGCCGGCTGGTCCGCCTACCCGCGCCAGCTGGACTTCGCCGCCTTCCGCCGCATCGCGGACGAGGTCGGCGCGTACCTGATGGTCGACATGGCGCACTTCGCCGGCCTGGTCGCCGCCGGTCTGCACCCGAACCCGGTGCCGCACGCCCACGTCGTCACCACCACCACGCACAAGACCCTCGGCGGTCCGCGCGGCGGTGTCATCCTGTCGACGCAGGAGCTGGCCAAGAAGATCAACTCCGCGGTCTTCCCGGGTCAGCAGGGCGGCCCGCTGGAGCACGTGATCGCGGCCAAGGCGGTCTCCTTCAAGGTCGCGGCCTCGCCCGAGTTCAAGGAGCGCCAGGAGCGCACCCTGGAGGGTGCGAAGATCCTCGCCGCCCGCCTGGTCCAGGACGACGTCAAGGCCGTGGGCGTGGACGTCCTCACCGGTGGCACCGACGTGCACCTGGTCCTGGTCGACCTGCGCAACTCCGAGCTGGACGGTCAGCAGGCCGAGGACCGCCTCCACGAGGTCGGCATCACGGTCAACCGCAACGCCATCCCGAACGACCCGCGGCCGCCGATGGTCACCTCGGGTCTGCGGATCGGTACGCCGGCCCTGGCCACCCGCGGTTTCGACGCCGAGGCCTTCACCGAGGTCGCCGAGATCATCGCGCAGGCGCTGAAGCCCGCGTACGACAGCGAGGCCCTGAAGGCTCGCGTCTCCGCGCTCGCCGCGAAGTTCCCGCTGTACCCGACGCTCTAA
- the gcvH gene encoding glycine cleavage system protein GcvH: MSNPQQLRYSKEHEWLSTAEDGVATVGITEFAANALGDVVYAQLPEVGDTVTAGETCGELESTKSVSDLYSPVTGEVVEANQDVVDDPALVNTAPFEGGWLFKVRIAEEPADLLSAEEYAALTHSDN; this comes from the coding sequence ATGAGCAACCCCCAGCAGCTGCGTTACAGCAAGGAGCACGAGTGGCTGTCGACCGCCGAGGACGGCGTCGCGACGGTCGGCATCACGGAGTTCGCGGCCAACGCGCTCGGTGACGTCGTCTACGCCCAGCTCCCCGAGGTCGGCGACACGGTGACCGCGGGCGAGACCTGTGGCGAGCTGGAGTCGACCAAGTCGGTCAGCGACCTGTACTCCCCCGTCACCGGCGAGGTCGTCGAGGCCAACCAGGACGTCGTGGACGACCCGGCCCTCGTCAACACCGCCCCCTTCGAGGGTGGCTGGCTGTTCAAGGTGCGCATCGCGGAGGAGCCGGCCGACCTGCTCTCCGCCGAGGAGTACGCCGCGCTCACCCACTCCGACAACTGA
- the gcvT gene encoding glycine cleavage system aminomethyltransferase GcvT, which produces MSTAPRLTALDALHRSLGATMTDFAGWDMPLRYASERDEHNAVRTKAGLFDLSHMGEITLTGPEAVKALDYALVGNISTVGVGRARYTHICQEDGGIVDDLIVYRLGETEYMVVANASNAQVVLDALTERAAGFDTEVRDDRDAYALLAVQGPESPGILASLTDADLDGLKYYAGLPGTVAGVPALIARTGYTGEDGFELFVAPEHAVELWQALTKAGEGVGLVPAGLSCRDTLRLEAGMPLYGHELTTALTPFDAGLGRVVKFEKEGDFVGRAALEAAAERAATAPPRKLVGLIAEGRRVPRAGFPVVADGQVIGEVTSGAPSPTLGKPIAMAYVDAAHAAPGTSGVGVDIRGTHEPYEVVALPFYKRQK; this is translated from the coding sequence ATGAGCACTGCCCCCCGCCTGACCGCCCTCGATGCGCTGCACCGCTCGCTCGGTGCGACCATGACCGATTTCGCGGGCTGGGACATGCCGCTGCGGTACGCCAGCGAGCGCGACGAGCACAACGCCGTACGGACCAAGGCCGGTCTCTTCGACCTGTCCCACATGGGCGAGATCACGCTGACCGGCCCGGAGGCCGTCAAGGCCCTGGACTACGCCCTGGTCGGCAACATCTCCACCGTCGGCGTCGGCCGCGCCCGCTACACGCACATCTGTCAGGAGGACGGCGGGATCGTCGACGACCTGATCGTCTACCGCCTCGGCGAGACCGAGTACATGGTCGTCGCCAACGCCTCCAACGCCCAGGTCGTCCTGGACGCCCTGACCGAGCGCGCCGCCGGCTTCGACACCGAGGTCCGCGACGACCGCGACGCGTACGCGCTGCTCGCCGTCCAGGGCCCGGAGTCCCCCGGCATCCTGGCGTCCCTGACCGACGCCGACCTGGACGGCCTGAAGTACTACGCCGGCCTGCCGGGCACCGTCGCGGGCGTGCCCGCGCTGATCGCGCGCACCGGCTACACGGGCGAGGACGGCTTCGAGCTGTTCGTCGCCCCCGAGCACGCCGTGGAGCTGTGGCAGGCGCTGACCAAGGCGGGCGAGGGCGTCGGCCTGGTCCCGGCCGGCCTGTCCTGCCGCGACACCCTGCGCCTGGAAGCGGGCATGCCGCTGTACGGGCACGAGCTGACCACCGCCCTCACCCCGTTCGACGCGGGCCTGGGCCGGGTCGTGAAGTTCGAGAAGGAGGGCGACTTCGTCGGCCGCGCCGCGCTGGAGGCCGCCGCCGAGCGCGCCGCCACCGCTCCTCCGCGCAAGCTGGTCGGCCTGATCGCCGAGGGCCGCCGCGTCCCGCGCGCCGGGTTCCCGGTCGTCGCCGACGGCCAGGTCATCGGCGAGGTCACCTCCGGCGCCCCGTCCCCGACGCTGGGCAAGCCGATCGCGATGGCGTACGTGGACGCGGCGCACGCCGCGCCCGGCACGTCCGGCGTCGGCGTCGACATTCGCGGTACGCATGAGCCGTACGAGGTCGTGGCGCTGCCGTTCTACAAGCGGCAGAAGTAG
- a CDS encoding AAA family ATPase, with product MTTTGTVEAVPAQRGARGRERAADRGLGLVRDLRGPAVRAPHRLGFADGDIVVVSGLPGGGKSTLIKRAAAEGGAVDSQDTRERWEHRMPAALPYAVYRPLVRAAHYWGLWRILRSGASVVVHDCGTQAWVRGLLAAVARRRGRALHLLLLDSSPEEALSGQAARGRRVSAYAFARHRGAVTRLLREAEAGRPPAGCASATLLDRASAATVTRIAFTA from the coding sequence GTGACGACGACGGGAACCGTGGAGGCGGTGCCCGCGCAGCGCGGCGCGCGCGGGCGCGAGAGGGCGGCCGACCGAGGCCTCGGCCTCGTACGCGACCTGCGCGGCCCGGCCGTGCGCGCCCCGCACCGGCTCGGCTTCGCCGACGGCGACATCGTCGTGGTGTCCGGTCTGCCCGGCGGCGGCAAGAGCACGCTGATCAAGCGCGCGGCCGCCGAGGGCGGGGCCGTGGACTCCCAGGACACCCGTGAGCGCTGGGAGCACCGCATGCCCGCGGCGCTGCCGTACGCGGTGTACCGGCCGCTGGTGCGCGCCGCCCACTACTGGGGGCTGTGGCGGATCCTGCGCTCCGGGGCCTCCGTGGTCGTCCACGACTGCGGTACGCAGGCCTGGGTGCGCGGCCTGCTCGCGGCCGTCGCGCGCCGCCGGGGCCGGGCGCTGCACCTGCTCCTGCTGGACAGCAGCCCCGAGGAGGCCCTCTCCGGGCAGGCCGCGCGCGGCCGCCGGGTCTCCGCCTACGCCTTCGCCCGCCACCGGGGCGCGGTCACCCGGCTGCTGCGCGAGGCCGAAGCGGGCCGGCCGCCCGCGGGCTGTGCCTCGGCGACCCTGCTGGACCGGGCCTCCGCCGCGACGGTGACCCGCATCGCCTTCACCGCCTGA
- a CDS encoding enhanced serine sensitivity protein SseB, whose translation MQGSGWPGNELEQVLGAALGQPDAGGRILEVLGRSQVWVPLPGGGGPTTAGLDLPTMDIGGAAYVPVYSSEAQFLACVGPGMDFAVAPAVEFARGLPPQLGIAVNPEGAVGVPLPPSAVAELCRSGRTPLDGPATGGRVRLFEPDWQDDPVDFLAAATEEFRATGVVAAAYRCLASIEGGEPQLFVGVRLVGWEPEMQSAPMEALGRALTRVPPPWPVQLILLDAAQDPVTDWIRERVRPFYLP comes from the coding sequence ATGCAGGGCAGCGGCTGGCCGGGGAATGAGCTGGAGCAGGTGCTCGGGGCGGCGCTCGGGCAGCCGGACGCCGGGGGGCGGATCCTGGAGGTCCTCGGGCGCAGCCAGGTGTGGGTGCCCCTGCCCGGCGGGGGCGGCCCGACGACGGCCGGCCTCGACCTGCCCACCATGGACATCGGCGGGGCGGCGTACGTCCCCGTCTACAGCTCCGAGGCCCAGTTCCTCGCCTGCGTCGGCCCCGGCATGGACTTCGCGGTGGCTCCCGCCGTCGAGTTCGCCCGCGGCCTGCCCCCGCAGCTCGGCATCGCCGTCAATCCCGAGGGCGCCGTCGGCGTACCGCTCCCGCCGTCCGCCGTCGCGGAGCTGTGCCGCAGCGGCCGGACCCCGCTCGACGGCCCGGCCACCGGCGGCAGGGTCCGGCTCTTCGAGCCCGACTGGCAGGATGATCCGGTGGATTTCCTGGCCGCCGCCACCGAGGAGTTCCGGGCCACCGGGGTGGTCGCCGCCGCGTACCGCTGCCTCGCCAGCATCGAGGGCGGGGAGCCCCAGCTGTTCGTCGGTGTCCGCCTGGTGGGATGGGAACCCGAGATGCAGAGCGCGCCGATGGAGGCCCTCGGACGGGCCCTGACCCGGGTCCCGCCGCCGTGGCCCGTGCAGTTGATCCTGCTGGACGCCGCCCAGGACCCGGTCACGGACTGGATTCGTGAGCGCGTACGCCCCTTCTACCTGCCGTAG
- a CDS encoding enhanced serine sensitivity protein SseB C-terminal domain-containing protein, whose product MSASGTAAAGQVEHMMRQVTPGRYESYESLLHALAEGRLWMLLWQGQPGSADAQYGGMEVDSLGYAPCVTSPQELAASGWNRGYEVVTGRDIARALYPDRWGLWLNPHAQGGGLGVPWADLRRIATGLDRMPAGPLRLSEPAIELPQFYGLLTQHAHRTPAVRSLRRAWVQPALGSPYLAVGLDLYDASAPALESVREMMRQSVGVVPEGVPVCTVALGDEHDPVAMWLRAQTRPFYDREGQAPAY is encoded by the coding sequence GTGAGTGCGTCAGGCACGGCCGCGGCCGGGCAGGTCGAGCACATGATGCGCCAGGTGACTCCCGGGCGCTACGAGAGTTACGAGTCACTCCTGCACGCCCTCGCCGAGGGCCGGCTGTGGATGCTGCTCTGGCAGGGGCAGCCGGGCTCCGCGGACGCCCAGTACGGCGGCATGGAGGTCGACAGCCTCGGCTATGCGCCCTGTGTCACCTCCCCCCAGGAGCTGGCCGCCAGCGGCTGGAACCGGGGCTACGAGGTGGTCACCGGGCGGGACATCGCCCGCGCGCTGTACCCGGACCGCTGGGGTCTGTGGCTCAACCCGCACGCCCAGGGCGGCGGCCTCGGCGTGCCCTGGGCCGACCTGCGCCGGATCGCCACCGGCCTGGACCGGATGCCGGCCGGTCCGCTGCGCCTGTCCGAGCCCGCGATCGAGCTCCCGCAGTTCTACGGGCTGCTGACCCAGCACGCGCACCGCACCCCCGCGGTGCGGTCGCTGCGCCGCGCGTGGGTGCAGCCCGCGCTCGGCTCCCCGTACCTCGCGGTCGGGCTCGACCTGTACGACGCCTCCGCGCCCGCGCTGGAATCCGTACGGGAGATGATGCGGCAGTCGGTCGGGGTGGTCCCCGAGGGCGTCCCGGTGTGCACGGTCGCACTCGGGGACGAGCACGACCCCGTCGCCATGTGGCTGCGCGCCCAGACCCGCCCCTTCTACGACCGCGAGGGCCAGGCGCCGGCGTACTGA
- a CDS encoding ABC transporter permease produces the protein MTAPLQDTSAAEPAAVATSEVPRKAIEGRSLGRIAWTRLKRDKVAMAGGMVVLLLVVLAMLSQPIQWMFGLDPDALHQDLIDPSLATPVGSFGGISWEHPLGVEPKFGRDIATRILEGSWVSLLVAFGSTVVSVFIGSVLGVIAGYYGGWADTVISRMMDTFLAFPLLLFAISISAALQGGAFGLEGLPLHISVLIFVIGFFSWPYIGRIVRGQTLSLREREFVDAARSLGARGPFIVFRELLPNLMAPILVYSTLLIPTNILFEASLSFLGVGIQPPQASWGGMLSSAVAYYKVDPMFMVVPGMAIFVTVLAFNLLGDGLRDALDPKSSR, from the coding sequence ATGACGGCACCACTGCAGGACACCAGCGCGGCCGAGCCCGCAGCCGTGGCCACCTCCGAGGTTCCGCGCAAGGCGATCGAGGGACGTTCGCTCGGCCGTATCGCGTGGACCAGACTCAAGCGCGACAAGGTGGCGATGGCCGGCGGCATGGTCGTGCTGCTGCTGGTGGTCCTGGCCATGCTCTCGCAGCCGATCCAGTGGATGTTCGGGCTGGACCCGGACGCCCTGCACCAGGACCTCATCGACCCCTCCCTGGCCACCCCCGTCGGCTCCTTCGGCGGCATCAGCTGGGAGCACCCGCTGGGCGTGGAGCCGAAGTTCGGCCGCGACATCGCCACCCGCATCCTGGAAGGCTCCTGGGTCTCCCTGCTGGTCGCCTTCGGGTCGACCGTGGTCTCGGTGTTCATCGGCTCCGTGCTGGGCGTCATCGCCGGGTACTACGGCGGCTGGGCCGACACGGTGATCAGCCGCATGATGGACACCTTCCTCGCCTTCCCGCTGCTGCTCTTCGCGATCTCCATCTCGGCCGCCCTCCAGGGCGGGGCCTTCGGCCTCGAAGGACTGCCGCTGCACATCAGCGTGCTGATCTTCGTCATCGGCTTCTTCAGCTGGCCCTACATCGGACGCATCGTGCGCGGCCAGACCCTCTCCCTGCGCGAGCGGGAGTTCGTCGACGCGGCCCGCAGCCTCGGCGCCCGCGGCCCCTTCATCGTCTTCCGCGAGCTGCTGCCGAACCTGATGGCGCCGATCCTCGTCTACTCCACGCTCCTCATCCCGACCAACATCCTCTTCGAGGCCTCCCTGAGCTTCCTCGGCGTGGGCATCCAGCCGCCGCAGGCCTCATGGGGCGGAATGCTCAGCTCCGCCGTGGCCTACTACAAGGTCGACCCGATGTTCATGGTCGTCCCGGGCATGGCGATCTTCGTCACCGTGCTCGCCTTCAACCTCCTCGGCGACGGTCTGCGCGACGCCCTGGACCCCAAGAGCTCGCGCTGA
- a CDS encoding ABC transporter substrate-binding protein: MRSRSRTAAVLAAAITVALTASACNGGDKTGGDDKSAGANAAVKAVVNASDKKGGTVVYEASDTPDSFDPGNTYYGFVFNFSRLYARPLTTFAPAPGAEGNKVVPDLAESLGVPSDGGATWTYKLRKGVKYSDGSAVTSKDVKYAVERSNFARDVHSNGPNYLAQYLKNNETPYEGPYKDKSDTGLQSIETPDDQTIIFKLKQPFAEFDYLLANPQSAPVPKAKDNGADYVKNIVSSGSYMFESYEHDKQAVLVRNPNWDASTDPLRKQLPEKIVVKLKVNQETIDSNLKAGNTHIDIVGNGVAQQTQTELLTSKDPNTDNAEGGRLVYMAMNTKVAPFDNVECRKAVQYAIDKVSVQTAFGGPIRGAIASTVLPTDIPGHVDFNTYKTPDDKGDETKAKAALTACGQPNGFETTITARNDRAGEVDMATAIQASLKKIGITVKIQQFPAGKYFSDYAGVPKFTEDNKIGLMMMQWGADWPSGFGFLQQVVHGDSISKTGNTNLSQLNDPEINKMLNDNIANTDSAAREKVYGEIDKKVMDQAVIVPLTYFKVLHYRSPKLTNVVSNPAWSGQYDYLNIGLK, encoded by the coding sequence ATGAGAAGCAGGTCGAGAACAGCCGCGGTGCTCGCCGCCGCCATCACCGTCGCCCTCACCGCCTCCGCCTGCAATGGTGGTGACAAGACCGGCGGCGACGACAAGTCGGCCGGCGCCAACGCCGCCGTCAAGGCCGTGGTCAACGCCTCGGACAAGAAGGGCGGGACGGTCGTCTACGAGGCGTCCGACACCCCCGACTCCTTCGACCCCGGCAACACGTACTACGGCTTCGTCTTCAACTTCAGCCGCCTGTACGCCCGTCCGCTGACCACCTTCGCGCCCGCCCCGGGCGCCGAGGGCAACAAGGTGGTCCCGGACCTCGCCGAGAGCCTCGGCGTGCCGAGCGACGGCGGCGCGACCTGGACCTACAAGCTGCGCAAGGGCGTCAAGTACAGCGACGGCTCGGCGGTCACGTCCAAGGACGTCAAGTACGCGGTCGAGCGCAGCAACTTCGCGCGTGACGTGCACTCCAACGGCCCGAACTACCTCGCGCAGTACCTCAAGAACAACGAAACCCCGTACGAGGGCCCGTACAAGGACAAGTCCGACACCGGGCTGCAGTCCATCGAGACCCCCGACGACCAGACGATCATCTTCAAGCTGAAGCAGCCCTTCGCCGAGTTCGACTACCTGCTGGCGAACCCGCAGTCGGCCCCCGTGCCGAAGGCCAAGGACAACGGCGCCGACTATGTGAAGAACATCGTCTCCTCGGGCTCGTACATGTTCGAGAGCTACGAGCACGACAAGCAGGCCGTCCTGGTCCGCAACCCCAACTGGGACGCCTCCACGGACCCGCTGCGCAAGCAGCTCCCGGAGAAGATCGTCGTCAAGCTGAAGGTCAACCAGGAGACGATCGACTCCAACCTGAAGGCCGGCAACACCCACATCGACATCGTCGGCAACGGTGTGGCCCAGCAGACCCAGACCGAGCTGCTGACCTCGAAGGACCCCAACACCGACAACGCCGAGGGTGGTCGCCTGGTCTACATGGCGATGAACACCAAGGTGGCGCCCTTCGACAACGTCGAGTGCCGCAAGGCGGTCCAGTACGCGATCGACAAGGTGTCGGTGCAGACCGCCTTCGGCGGCCCGATCCGCGGCGCCATCGCCAGCACCGTCCTGCCGACCGACATCCCGGGTCACGTGGACTTCAACACCTACAAGACCCCGGACGACAAGGGCGACGAGACCAAGGCGAAGGCCGCGCTGACCGCCTGCGGCCAGCCGAACGGCTTCGAGACCACCATCACCGCGCGCAACGACCGCGCCGGCGAGGTCGACATGGCCACGGCCATCCAGGCGTCCCTGAAGAAGATCGGGATCACGGTCAAGATCCAGCAGTTCCCGGCCGGCAAGTACTTCAGCGACTACGCGGGCGTCCCGAAGTTCACCGAGGACAACAAGATCGGCCTCATGATGATGCAGTGGGGCGCCGACTGGCCGAGCGGCTTCGGCTTCCTCCAGCAGGTCGTCCACGGTGACTCGATCAGCAAGACGGGCAACACCAACCTGTCGCAGCTGAACGACCCCGAGATCAACAAGATGCTGAACGACAACATCGCCAACACCGACTCCGCCGCCCGCGAGAAGGTCTACGGCGAGATCGACAAGAAGGTCATGGACCAGGCGGTCATCGTGCCCCTGACCTACTTCAAGGTCCTGCACTACCGCTCGCCCAAGCTCACCAACGTGGTCTCCAACCCGGCGTGGAGCGGTCAGTACGACTACCTCAACATCGGCCTGAAGTAA
- a CDS encoding ABC transporter permease has product MFVYIVRRLFAAVFLLLVVSAITFAIFFLLPRLAGGTADSLATQYVGKNPSPESIAAVKKNLGFDQPLYSQYWDFLRGIFAGREFNYGPDPSQCNAPCLGYSFKDHVEVWPDIVNRLPITASLTLGAAVIWLITGVTTGVVSALRPGSLFDRLAMGVALAGVSLPMFFTGTLSLAVFVFNWPVFTNVYVDFSEDPAAWFQGLVLPWSTLAFLYSALYARLTRAGMLETMSEDYIRTARAKGLRERVVITRHGLRSALTPIVTIFGMDFGLLLGGAIVTETVFSYHGIGEYAYHAIAVNDLPKILGVTLFAGAFIVLCNLVVDLVYAIIDPRVRLS; this is encoded by the coding sequence GTGTTTGTGTACATCGTCCGGCGGCTGTTCGCCGCGGTGTTCCTGCTGCTTGTTGTCAGCGCGATCACCTTCGCGATCTTCTTCCTGCTGCCCCGGCTGGCCGGCGGCACGGCCGACTCGCTGGCCACCCAGTACGTCGGCAAGAACCCCTCGCCCGAATCCATCGCCGCGGTCAAGAAGAACCTCGGCTTCGACCAGCCTCTGTACTCGCAGTACTGGGACTTCCTGCGGGGCATCTTCGCGGGCCGCGAGTTCAACTACGGCCCCGATCCCTCGCAGTGCAACGCCCCCTGCCTCGGCTACTCCTTCAAGGACCACGTCGAGGTCTGGCCCGACATCGTCAACCGGCTCCCCATCACCGCCTCCCTCACCCTGGGAGCGGCCGTCATCTGGCTGATCACCGGTGTGACCACGGGCGTGGTCTCGGCCCTGCGCCCGGGCTCGCTCTTCGACCGGCTCGCGATGGGCGTGGCCCTCGCCGGCGTCTCGCTGCCGATGTTCTTCACCGGCACGCTCTCGCTGGCCGTATTCGTCTTCAACTGGCCCGTGTTCACCAATGTGTACGTGGACTTCTCCGAGGATCCGGCCGCCTGGTTCCAGGGGCTGGTCCTGCCCTGGAGCACGCTGGCCTTCCTCTACTCCGCGCTCTACGCCCGGCTCACCCGGGCCGGAATGCTGGAGACCATGAGCGAGGACTACATCCGCACCGCGCGCGCCAAGGGCCTGCGCGAACGGGTGGTCATCACCCGCCACGGGCTGCGCTCCGCGCTGACCCCGATCGTGACCATCTTCGGCATGGACTTCGGGCTGCTCCTCGGCGGCGCCATCGTCACCGAGACGGTCTTCTCGTACCACGGCATCGGTGAGTACGCGTACCACGCCATCGCGGTGAACGACCTGCCGAAGATCCTCGGGGTGACCCTCTTCGCCGGAGCCTTCATCGTGCTGTGCAACCTGGTGGTGGACCTCGTCTACGCCATCATCGACCCGAGGGTGAGGCTGTCGTGA
- a CDS encoding ABC transporter ATP-binding protein has translation MAGPGDGPPSEAFLDVRDLKVHFPTDDGLVKSVDGLSFQLEKGQTLGIVGESGSGKSVTSLAVMGLHRAGNADRSNVEMSGEIWLGGRELLSADPEEVRRLRGRDMAMIFQDPLSALHPYYTIGSQIVEAYRVHNDVDKKTARRRAVEMLDRVGIPEPGKRVDDYPHQFSGGMRQRAMIAMSLVNNPDLLIADEPTTALDVTVQAQILDLIRDLQKEFGSAVIMITHDLGVVAEMADEILVMYGGRCVERGTAEKVFYEPRHPYTWGLLGSMPRIDREQSERLIPVKGSPPSLINIPDGCAFNPRCPYADVPKGNVTRTVRPELTQDDSRHWSACHMPQEERTRIWTEEIAPKL, from the coding sequence GTGGCGGGACCGGGCGACGGCCCTCCCTCCGAGGCCTTCCTCGACGTACGCGACCTCAAGGTCCACTTCCCCACCGACGACGGCCTCGTCAAGTCCGTCGACGGGCTCTCCTTCCAGCTGGAGAAGGGCCAGACCCTCGGCATCGTGGGCGAGTCCGGCTCCGGCAAGTCCGTCACCTCGCTGGCCGTCATGGGCCTGCACCGGGCGGGCAACGCCGACCGCTCCAACGTCGAGATGTCGGGCGAGATATGGCTCGGGGGCAGGGAACTGCTCTCCGCCGATCCCGAGGAGGTGCGCCGGCTGCGGGGCCGCGACATGGCGATGATCTTCCAGGACCCGCTGAGCGCGCTGCACCCGTACTACACGATCGGCTCCCAGATCGTGGAGGCGTACCGCGTCCACAACGACGTGGACAAGAAGACGGCGCGCAGGCGGGCCGTCGAGATGCTCGACCGGGTGGGCATCCCCGAGCCGGGCAAGCGCGTCGACGACTATCCGCACCAGTTCTCCGGCGGCATGCGCCAGCGCGCGATGATCGCGATGTCGCTCGTCAACAACCCCGACCTGCTGATCGCGGACGAGCCGACCACGGCGCTGGACGTCACCGTGCAGGCGCAGATCCTGGACCTGATCCGCGATCTGCAGAAGGAGTTCGGCTCCGCCGTCATCATGATCACGCACGACCTCGGCGTCGTCGCGGAGATGGCCGACGAGATCCTCGTGATGTACGGCGGCCGGTGCGTCGAGCGGGGCACCGCCGAGAAGGTGTTCTACGAGCCCCGCCACCCCTACACCTGGGGCCTGCTGGGCTCGATGCCGCGCATCGACCGCGAGCAGAGCGAGCGCCTCATCCCGGTCAAGGGCTCCCCGCCCAGCCTCATCAACATCCCCGACGGCTGCGCCTTCAACCCGCGCTGCCCGTACGCCGACGTGCCCAAGGGCAACGTGACGCGTACGGTCCGGCCCGAGCTCACCCAGGACGACAGCCGCCACTGGTCCGCCTGCCACATGCCGCAGGAAGAGCGGACCCGGATCTGGACCGAAGAGATTGCGCCGAAGCTGTGA